Genomic window (Juglans microcarpa x Juglans regia isolate MS1-56 chromosome 2S, Jm3101_v1.0, whole genome shotgun sequence):
GCAGAGGCGAGCGAGAGGAGTTTTGGAAGTTTTTCCTCATCTTCTTTTCATCTCTTTTGTTGTTCTTCTTGTTAACTTTTCTGGAAGAATTGAAAATTCATCATGAGTGAGTAGTGCTGTAACTAGGCTCGGGAATAGCTCGGATTAGATTGTGGTTTGTTAGATTAATGTTCCTTTGGTTTTATTTCATCATCCTATGAAGTGCAAAGCAGTCTACATTGGAAACATTAAGGATTCATCATTCGAATCCTTGATTTATTGTTGACGCTGAGGCACAATAGAAGCTTGGAGTTACATTATGATTCCATTGTTATTATGTTCATTCTGAAATTGTTCTGCAACTAAGTAGGTACTTTTGGTATTAACTGGAAATTGGGATTTATTTGTTGAACTTTCCGAATGCTAGTTTCTTGACAGAGTTAGTATTTGAAAGGGAAAGGATTTGAGATTGAACTAGAACACAACCCATGAAGAGTGACACCCGTAGCTTAGGTGTTTGATATTTTGCCTCTTAGACTTAAATTTAGTTTGAGAGTCTCatagtttttttgtttctatttcagCTTGTTAAGCTTCaaaccatttttcttgttttcaagATTCTTTACATGTTAAGTTGTGGGAATGAACTTGATACTTCATCATCTCGATTTGGACTCAAATGTAGATATGCTTACAGCTTACTCTTGTAATTAGATTGCATAAATTCTCTCATACACTCTGTTTTTATATAACCATAAAAAGTCCAAAAAGATTTTACATAGCATCTCCTCTCctttatttatacatatacgTATACATCAGATTTTACATGGTATTTTCAAGATTGTTTTGATACTCTTCTATCCTTGTGGAATACGATCCTTAATTTATCATTGATACAATTTGACATTTCTATACTTGGAAGAACACATTTAGAATCACGTCAATTATACACATCAAGGAGTAGTGGTTGTACTATCAGAACCTGTTCGACGAAAACACTCGGTTCaatgttatttttcatcttgatttttttgttttcgcTCACATCAGATAATGTGATTTAGATAAGTGAAATATTATGTTGatcattaaaatgaaaaatggttaaaaatatatatatatatatatatatatcgcatTAGCCAAGGCGATTAAGGATGAAATATTCCTTAACtcccataaaaaatatatatatatatatatatatatatatatatatatattccttagCAACATGAAAGTGGGCAACATTTGCATCCAATCATCATATAtcaaatagattatatttttgtaatgtcagtacataaaacataacatatatatatatatatatatatatattaaagaattGTAACTATACAATCCAACAATCCAAACCTTATTTGGCAAACTAGAAAAGGAAACTCAAGCCAGCATATACATTGGTAGGCCAAACTTCTAGCACATACACTGGAGATGAAGCAAGTGTATTACAGCCAAGGGATCAATATCTACGCAAACAAGCAGCCAACCAACACGCACAAACCATAGCAGCAAAGGAACGAGGGCCACCACAACCATTCTTTTACAACAGAGTACCTTCAGAGCAGTAGGCTGAAATCATGCATATCCATTGACTCTAGTTCTAAAATAGAGAATATCCAAATATTAACAGACTAATCTACTCGTTCTACCAACCCAACAGAATCATGCCCAAGAGAACTCATAATACCAACAACGGTTTCAAAGCATTAATGCAGAATCCTTGTGAAACAATGTATTGATCCCGGGGAGGTTTGACAAAATTGTTGAATGTGCAGTGCAATTTGGAACACCAGTCATTAAAGAATTGTCAGAACTATGGTTTAGGATGTGTTCACCGGCCTGCTAGAATGCTGTCTGAGGCAGAATGTGCAGCAGACCAAGAAAATGACTTGATAATTTCATCAAATGTAGGGTGTCTGCCACCAACGATCTGGCTAAAATTAGATGACATTGCAGTTGCTCTAATTCTGTCAAACAAATTCATCGACATTGCCTCCCTATCAGGCTCAGTGCCCTGATTTGGTCCCTCCAACACCTTCACAACTTGCCTCATTGGAGGCCTAACACTAGGGTCTGGATAGGCACACAACAAACCCAGATGAAGCATACTCTCAACTTCCTCAATGCTATAACCACCCTTCGACTTTAGCCGCTCATCTAGAGCAAGATGCAGCTCTCTTCTATCCATTAGCCTCCATACCGATTCAACCAACCCTGGCTTTCCCTCTTCAATGGGCCTTCTCCCGCACACAACCTCTAGAACCAATATCCCAAAACCAAACACATCAGTTTGAGTGGAGGCTCGACCAGTTCGAACAACTTCTGGTGCCATGTATCCAACGGTACCAACTACTCTTGTTGTGCTAGCCAATTGGCCATGATGGTGAATTCGGGCTAACCCAAAATCCCCCAACCTAGCATTCATATCCTTATCAAGTAGCACATTGCTTGCCTTAATGTCTCTATGCAAGACTTTAGCTTCCCAACCCTCATGCAAATATGAAATCCCACCAGCCACATCTTTTAAAACCTTCATCCTCTCTTGCCAACTCAACATTAGGCTCTCATCACACTCAAAAATCCTCTTGTCCAAACTTCCATTTTCCATATAATCGTAGACCAAGATCAATCTGCCTATCTCATTCTTGCACCAACCTCTCAATCCTACCAAGTTCCTATGCTTCAATCTCCCCAGACTTGAAACCTCAGCAACAAACTCAGCCATCCCATGTTCACTCTCGTGAGGGATTCTCTTTACTGCGACTTCTACACCTTGCAAAACCCCTTTGTAGACCTTCCCATCCCCTCCAAATCCAATGACATTTTTTTCAGAAAAGCCGTTTGTTGCAGCATAGATGTCTTGGTAACCAATCCGATGTGGCCAATATTCCAATTCCCAATCTTCCATTCCCGCCGTTTCTttatctttcattctttttcttctagaCAAAATCACATACACCAAAATTACACACCCAACTACAAAAAAGCCACCAACACTAACCCCCACAATAAACCCTTTTGATCCAAAAATCGACCTTTTGGGAGGCGCAAACGAAGGTAAATTTGTTGTCACCAAAGCATCACCGATCGAGAAATTTGAATTGCTAAAGCTCCAAGCCAATATCTTGTGACTCTCAACCAATTGCCCGGTTGATGCGCAAAATCCTACATACATCTCATCCAAAAGAACGCTAGAGAGATTAACAAACTCACTTATCAAAGGCTTTCGAGGTCTTCCCATGCCCGCCACAGCCATAGAAACATTAACCCGTGAATCCACAAAGTCAATCCACACTTGATAGTTCTCCCCACTATTAAGGTCAAGCTCCTCAAACACTTCACCATCTTGTCCGGTCCAAAACCCCGCTGTATATGAAGCAAAAGACGTGAGCGTATTTACGTCCACACCGACATGATTATCATCTATATCGTTGAATTCTTGATTCTTGAAAACATCGAACTCGATCGCAAACACATGGTTACTGGAGCTCGCATCATTGGTTAAATTGAAAAGACCCAGATGCTGCGAGGAACTTGTGCCGTTTATATCTGTAGAGGGGGCAAATAGAAAGGCAAGGCCATGGCCGGGAAGGAAGTTCGCGACTTCTGCGATGGAGAAAATGAAGGAGGTTGAGAAGGGGAGAGGCGCAGAGGAGTTGGCGGATTTTGTGGGGATTTTGGAAGGGTACAAGGCACGGCCTATGGAGAAGACGGTGTCATCAGTGATGGCGAGAATGGAGGATTGGATGGTGGAGTTGCCAAAGAGGAGGAGGTTGGTGGAGCTGAAGTTGGTGTTGAAGATGAACTCAGTTGCCGAAGTTGAACCGAGGAGGATTAAAAGAGTTATGGCAGGGAGGAGAGGCATAGTTGGGGAAGCCATGATAGCTgagaccgagagagagagagagagagagagagagcgataTAGACGGAAATGGAGAGTTTATTCAACAAGAAATGTTATCACAAGGTGGTAGCGAACATGGACAAGAAATGTTATCACAAGGTAGTCAACAGATGTGAGCTATCAGCTAAAGTTATAAACAATCTGGCCCCAGACATCTCTTGGGTAATATACTTCCACGGCATGGAACTCGAACTTACCAAATTCAGCAGAGGCTTCGAGGGAAGTGGGTGGCATCCACTTTTCGATTAGAAATAAACGCGGATAGAAAGTCAAAGAGGAAAGgtaacattattattttatttctgtcGACTTGGAATCCATTACTAACCGATGAAAGGGCTGAAAGGTATGGTTTCTGGTTTCGATacagaaatcattttattttattttattttattttattttattttataattataattttttaactttttatataaaatataataaataatttatttttctcaaattttaaaatattaataatatcaaaaaataatattctaacaatattttatctaacttatctaacatcatatcatctcatctcattatctaaacgaaCCCTTCAAGCATTCACAATAGttcttttatcttatcatttaaaatacatcaccaaacTTCACTTTtgtattttacatactgacttttacaatatatcatacatcatcttatcttttttttcttcatatcatttaaataatatttttttattctttttaaacatttcatttctaccaataaatttgtaatatccatatattttttttatatttgcaacgtattattatatacaatgtaatataattcaatcttatacacacaaaataaaaatatataagccaaataaaaattaaaaataaaatcaaaatatgaaaaattggataaataatatttccaagaaactttttagaaaaaataaaatataggtgTTTTAAATGAcgaacaataaaaaagaatttgcattgaaatgtaaaagtaaaaggaaatgatggagtaaatgaaataaaaataataaataaaattgtttgaaggATGAACAGTAATTGCTACATGTAGCGGATTCCTGTAGTGATTTGTATTTTACATGGCCTTTTACATAATCGGATTGAACTCATTTTATGAAAcattcttcaaataatttacattttttgtattatacatAAGCTATTGAGAATGTTCTTAAAAgtcaaaaagattatataaagtatgtgtgtatattatatatatatatatatatatatatatatatatatgtatgcctTCAGCACAGCCACATgactaacttaaaatataaaatcaattgaCAATCTAAGCATCAAAAACAACAAACtaagtaataaatacataaaattaacaTGTGATGTGATACACCCCCTCAAGATGGAGAGTACATGGAGTGAACTCCCATCTTGGTGATTAAATGCGAAAAATGTTGCCGTCCAAGGGATTTATGAGCACATCTGTTAGTTGGTGCTGTGATGCTAGATGAAAAGTCTCGATTATTCCATTTTCTATCTTCTCCCTTATGAAATGACAATCTAGCTCAATATGTTAGGTGCATTCGTGACACACCGAGTTGATAGCAATGTGTAGGGCAACTTGACTGTCACAAAACAATTGAGCACTTTGAGTATGAGGTATATGAAAATCAGAGAGTAGGGTGAGAAGCCAAACAATCTCGCAAGTAGTGGATGTCATTGATCTGTATTTAGTTTCAGCAGATGAATGAGAAACATGTGGtcgtttctttgatttccatgaAACCAAAGAATCACCAAGAAATACCAAGAAACTAGTTGTAGATCGACAGCTGTCAGAGCAAATGCCCAATCTGAATCTGCAAAAACTTTAATTGTTAAAGAGTTATCAACTGGAAAGAAAAAACCATGTGCTAGAGTGTTTTTAATGTACAGTAAAATGCGATAAGCTGCTGCCAAGTGAGGTTGTCTAGGCTTGTCCATGTATTGACTGAGCCGATGAACTGACTAGGAAAGATCAAGCCTTGTATTAGTGAGATACAAGAGCCTACCAATCAATCTTTGAAAAACTGTTGGGTCTATCAACAACTCTCCATCACTTTTAGTAAGTCTAAGATTCTGCTCCATAGGAAATAAGGCTAGTTAGGCTCCAAGAAAGCTAGCATCTTGCAAAATTTCAAGAGTATATTTTCTTTGATACAAAGAAAGCCCTTGTGGAGATCTAGCTACCTCAAACCAAGGAAATACTTAAACTGCCCAATATccatgagtttaaattttttatccagCAAGATTTTCAAACACTCCACAAATTTGATATAATTACTTGCTATCACAATATTATCAATATAGACAAGAAGAGCAGTAAAAGAAGACCCTTGGGATTTTGTAAAAAGTGAGCAATCAGCTTTGGATTGCACAAAACCCATATCAATAAGAGTATTAGAGAATTTTGATAACCATTGGTGTGAAGCCTGTTTCAGCCCATAGAGAGATTTAGTCAATTTGCATACTTTGGACTCTTCTTTGATATTAAAACCAGTTGGCATTTTCATGTAGACCTCCTCCAACAAATCCCCATGCAAAAAACATTATTCACATCAAGTTGAACTAAATGCCAATTTTGGATAGCTACTATAGCAAGTAAAGTTCTAACAGTAACCATTTTAGCCAATAGGGAAAATGTTTCAAAATAATACAATCCCTCCTTTAGGGTGTAACCCTTGATATCAAGTCTGGTTTTATAACGTTCTAAGGAACCATCATCAtggtatttgattttataaactCATTTGCATCCTATTGACGGTTTTCCAGGGGGTAAAGTGATAACAGTCTAAGTATTATTGGCTTCCAAAGCTACAATCTCAGCAGTCATAACATctctccaatgagagtgcttgaCTCCTTGATGGTAAAATTTAGGTTCAATACCAGTAGTAATGGCTAATGCAAAGGATTTATGATTAGGAGATAAGCGATGATAAGAGAGAAAGTTAGAAAGATCATATAGTGTCCTTGAAGAAGTGAGACTTGCTCTAGAATCTGATGTAGAGTGTGTAGTAGAGAAGTTGCAATAGAAATTCTGCAAGCAACCAGGAGCACCTCTAATTCCATTGGATCTCCGAGGATGAATAGATGGAATATTAGGATTATGAACTTGGACAATAGGACTATGAAAAGAATCTAGTACGGAAGTAGGAATATTAGAAGGAGGAGAAGACTCCCCAAGAGAAACATGATTTGGGGAAGATGTTATTGAAGGCACAATTAAATGATCTATTGTTGAAGATTCAGCAGGTAGAGGTAAAGGAATGATTGAATTTGAAGGTAACACGGTAgaagaaagagatgagagaTTGACATCTTtataaggaaaaatatgttcatgaAAAACAATATGTCGAgagataaaaatatgattattggCAATATGCAAGAGTTTATAGCCTTTAATACCGAAAGGATAGCCAAGAAATATACACATATGAGCTCGAGGATCAAATCTGGTTCAAGATCGATGTAGTAGTGTagaagcaaaacaaaaacattcaAAAGTCTTTAAATGAGTGTAGGAAGAAGAAGTTTGAAACAAAAGCTCAAAAGGAGATTTGTGTTTTAGAACAGGGGCTGGAAGTCTATTTATGATATGAGTGGCTGTAAGGACAACATCACCCCAAAAATGAAGAGGCAAATGAGACTGAAACATTAAAGCTCGAGCTGTATTCTAAATGTATTGATACTTTCTCTCCGCAATAGAATTTAAAGAAATTCTTCACAATGAATAAGATCAAAAGGCACTTcagagaaattattattattagggaATGAAAGCTTTTTTTGATTAGCTAATGGGCAAATTGAACATGGTAAGGCAAATACAACAAAGTTAGGAACAAAAGTATGCAGAAAATGCATTCTAGAAACAGAAGGATGTCCCAACCTATTATACCAAAGttcaaacacaaaacattttGAAGATGCAGAAATAGTATATGGCTGCAATTTATTATTAGAACTAAAGATAcaagataaatttgatgaaggagaaaaagaagagccTGATTCTTACAGCATGTAAAGGCCTCCTCTTTCTTTACCCACTCCAATCAACTTACAATGGATCAGCATCAGCTATCGAAGAAGATGAGGTTAGCACCATAGAAGACTAAGGGCAGACTTGAGAGAATTCTATTTGGGCAGACATGAAAATCCGATACCATAACATATGAAAGGACTGGAAGGTTCTGGTTTCTTTTCACTTAAGAGTCaaaaagattgtaaaaatagtatatatatatatatatgccttcaGCACAGTCACGTGcctaacttaaaatataaaaccaatTGACAAGTTAAGtataaaaaacaacaaactaagtaaataaatacataaaattaacaTGTGCTATCATAATTACCCTTTGGTCTAAGTGATCTTCAGGCAGGTCATGGTCTTATGTTGTGGTTTGGATAGTGGAAtgatctcactattattcaatattttatcattattttttatttacttttttctactttttactactattcaatattttatcattactttttcatcactttttcactactattcacagatcatttGAAATCACCTCAGTACCTAAACATAGCCTAGTGCCAAATCACACCCTCCAATAGGAGGCTCTCTAGTCAAGCTCCCATTTGTCTAAGAGTGAGGCTGCATAACCAGATTGGGAATGATTAAGGTCTTCAAGTGATTTTGTCAAAGCCACAGAAAGGGTAAGCAGGTTGGAAATGATTAAGGtcttatttggatagtgagatgagataacatAATCTGTAAATAGCAATAAAAacatttatgaataatagttaaatgatttgagttaatatcTTTTACAAGCTTTTGGGAAAGAATAGagcaaaaattaaataaaaatattataaagttaaaatattataataattttatttcttaacattatttttgttttggtatttgaaaatgttgaattattttttgtattttgttcaaaagtttagaaaagttgtaacgattaagtaatgattaaatgaaaaagctgaagatttgaaatttaaaagtgtttgtatttatggtgtttggatattgagataagatgggaTT
Coding sequences:
- the LOC121252374 gene encoding probable L-type lectin-domain containing receptor kinase VII.2, whose protein sequence is MASPTMPLLPAITLLILLGSTSATEFIFNTNFSSTNLLLFGNSTIQSSILAITDDTVFSIGRALYPSKIPTKSANSSAPLPFSTSFIFSIAEVANFLPGHGLAFLFAPSTDINGTSSSQHLGLFNLTNDASSSNHVFAIEFDVFKNQEFNDIDDNHVGVDVNTLTSFASYTAGFWTGQDGEVFEELDLNSGENYQVWIDFVDSRVNVSMAVAGMGRPRKPLISEFVNLSSVLLDEMYVGFCASTGQLVESHKILAWSFSNSNFSIGDALVTTNLPSFAPPKRSIFGSKGFIVGVSVGGFFVVGCVILVYVILSRRKRMKDKETAGMEDWELEYWPHRIGYQDIYAATNGFSEKNVIGFGGDGKVYKGVLQGVEVAVKRIPHESEHGMAEFVAEVSSLGRLKHRNLVGLRGWCKNEIGRLILVYDYMENGSLDKRIFECDESLMLSWQERMKVLKDVAGGISYLHEGWEAKVLHRDIKASNVLLDKDMNARLGDFGLARIHHHGQLASTTRVVGTVGYMAPEVVRTGRASTQTDVFGFGILVLEVVCGRRPIEEGKPGLVESVWRLMDRRELHLALDERLKSKGGYSIEEVESMLHLGLLCAYPDPSVRPPMRQVVKVLEGPNQGTEPDREAMSMNLFDRIRATAMSSNFSQIVGGRHPTFDEIIKSFSWSAAHSASDSILAGR